Proteins found in one Equus przewalskii isolate Varuska chromosome 20, EquPr2, whole genome shotgun sequence genomic segment:
- the LOC103542068 gene encoding olfactory receptor 2T27-like, which produces MAKRNGTATTDFILLGLFPEFQYASFLVYLILLVYLIALIGNSILIFLIWMNSYLHTPMYFLLSQLSLIDLFYISSSVPNMVINHFLGKHSISRIGCGVQMFFCLTLGGAECLLLTLMSYDRFVAVCNPLHYAIIVNPKVCLLMTVASWTGGALNSLIQTIYTMHFPVCGLKEINHFFCEMPAILKLSCEDTSDYEMVVFVVSIVFILIPFTLIMASYIHIFLTVLRMNSPEGRNKALATCSAHLTVVSFYLGPGIVVYMTPGSSHTTTLDQGLSMFYTILTPTLNPLIYSLRNKEVVRALKKVLRKNLISK; this is translated from the coding sequence ATGGCAAAAAGAAATGGCACAGCCACTacagatttcattcttttaggCCTCTTCCCTGAGTTTCAATATGCCAGCTTCCTGGTCTACCTCATCCTTCTGGTCTACCTCATTGCGCTCATAGGGAACTCCATCCTCATCTTCCTGATCTGGATGAACTCCtacctccacacccccatgtacttcttgCTCAGCCAGCTCTCCCTCATTGACTTGTTCTACATCTCCAGCTCAGTTCCTAATATGGTCATCAACCATTTCTTAGGAAAGCACAGTATTTCTCGCATTGGCTGTGGTGTCCAGATGTTCTTCTGCCTGACTCTAGGTGGTGCCGAGTGTCTACTCCTAACCCTTATGTCTTATGACCGATTTGTGGCTGTTTGTAACCCCCTGCACTACGCAATCATCGTGAACCCTAAGGTTTGCTTGCTAATGACCGTGGCATCATGGACTGGAGGTGCTctgaattcactcattcaaaccATCTACACCATGCATTTCCCTGTCTGTGGTCTGAAGGAGATAAATCACTTCTTCTGTGAGATGCCTGCCATCCTGAAGCTATCCTGTGAGGACACATCAGATTATGAGATGGTAGTGTTTGTGGTAAGTATAGTATTTATTCTTATCCCCTTTACCCTCATAATGGCCTCCTACATTCACATCTTCCTCACTGTTCTCAGAATGAACTCTCCTGAGGGGAGAAACAAAGCCCTGGCCACATGCTCTGCTCACCTGACTGTGGTGAGTTTCTACTTGGGGCCAGGCATAGTGGTGTATATGACACCTGGCTCCTCCCACACCACAACACTGGATCAAGGTCTCTCCATGTTCTATACCATCCTCACCCCAACGCTGAACCCCCTCATCTATAGCCTGAGGAACAAGGAGGTGGTGCGGGCTCTGAAGAAGGTCCTGAGGAAAAATCTCATATCAAAATAG